From the Streptomyces nigrescens genome, one window contains:
- a CDS encoding universal stress protein, protein MGGPVVVGLDDTGNSVPAVLWGAEEAAARGLPLHLLYSWGAPSAHRAPAAPEAAGPERHAAEMLRTAADLAQTGHPGVPVTTEQVGERPADALAERSAQASMVVLGSRGHGAIAGFLLGSVSLQVLGRAECPVVTVREDAAFPRREIVVGVQYAGPEDEALLEFAFTAADAHHARVRAVRAWDSAAPVGPVRAAPARPPDGTGADVAEQQALAETLGPWRAKFPAVEVIPHVRSGRAAPVLLAACSHAGLLVVGRRLQRSPMLLGPVVHAALHHANCPVSVVPQQ, encoded by the coding sequence ATGGGCGGCCCGGTGGTCGTAGGACTGGACGACACGGGGAACAGCGTGCCTGCCGTGCTCTGGGGCGCCGAGGAGGCCGCGGCCCGGGGCCTCCCGCTCCACCTGCTGTATTCCTGGGGCGCCCCGTCGGCGCACAGGGCCCCGGCTGCTCCGGAGGCGGCCGGACCGGAGCGCCATGCGGCCGAGATGCTCCGTACCGCCGCGGATCTGGCACAGACCGGGCACCCGGGGGTTCCGGTGACCACCGAGCAGGTCGGGGAGCGGCCCGCGGACGCCTTGGCGGAGCGGAGCGCACAGGCCTCGATGGTGGTTCTGGGGTCGCGCGGGCACGGTGCGATCGCCGGTTTCCTGCTCGGCTCGGTCAGTCTGCAGGTGCTGGGCCGGGCGGAGTGCCCGGTCGTCACGGTGCGCGAGGACGCGGCCTTTCCGCGGCGGGAGATCGTGGTGGGCGTGCAGTATGCGGGGCCGGAGGACGAGGCCTTGCTGGAATTCGCCTTCACTGCCGCCGACGCCCATCACGCGCGCGTACGTGCCGTACGGGCGTGGGACTCCGCGGCACCCGTGGGGCCGGTGCGTGCCGCCCCGGCCCGCCCGCCGGACGGGACAGGGGCCGACGTCGCGGAGCAGCAGGCGCTCGCCGAGACGCTGGGGCCCTGGCGGGCGAAGTTCCCCGCGGTCGAGGTGATCCCGCACGTCAGGAGCGGCCGAGCCGCACCCGTCCTGTTGGCGGCCTGCTCCCATGCGGGGCTGCTGGTCGTCGGGCGTCGCCTGCAGCGGTCACCGATGCTGCTCGGCCCCGTCGTTCACGCCGCCCTGCACCATGCCAACTGCCCCGTCTCGGTCGTACCGCAGCAATGA
- a CDS encoding response regulator, translating to MSDAEAFSPHRPIRVFLLDDHEVVRRGVADLLDAEPDIEVVGDAGTAAHALARGPALRPDVAVLDVRLPDGDGVTVCRELRSHLPDLACLMLTSFDDDEALLDAIMAGAAGYVLKEIKGADLVAAVRTVASGSSMLDPATTARLMSSLRGGDSGAPPEAAALSGLSPREREILGLIGAGLTNRQIGKRLYLSEKTIKNHISRLLAKLGVERRIQAAVLATQAASAPGAGAGPHGN from the coding sequence ATGAGCGACGCGGAGGCTTTCTCACCGCACCGGCCGATCCGGGTGTTCCTGCTCGACGACCACGAGGTGGTCCGGCGCGGTGTGGCGGATCTGCTCGATGCCGAGCCCGATATCGAGGTGGTCGGCGACGCCGGGACCGCCGCCCATGCGCTCGCCCGCGGTCCGGCGCTCCGGCCGGATGTCGCGGTGCTGGACGTGCGGCTGCCGGACGGCGACGGGGTCACCGTGTGCCGGGAGCTGCGCTCGCACCTGCCGGATCTGGCCTGTCTGATGCTCACCTCGTTCGATGACGACGAGGCGCTGCTCGACGCGATCATGGCCGGTGCGGCCGGTTATGTACTCAAGGAGATCAAGGGGGCCGATCTCGTCGCCGCGGTGCGCACGGTCGCCTCCGGCAGCTCGATGCTCGATCCCGCGACGACGGCACGGCTGATGAGCAGTCTGCGGGGCGGCGACTCCGGCGCTCCGCCCGAGGCGGCGGCGCTCTCCGGTCTGTCCCCGCGGGAGAGGGAGATCCTCGGCCTGATCGGCGCCGGATTGACGAACCGTCAGATCGGTAAGCGGCTCTATCTCTCCGAGAAGACCATCAAGAACCACATCTCCCGCCTGCTGGCCAAACTCGGTGTGGAGCGGCGCATCCAGGCGGCCGTCCTTGCCACCCAGGCCGCCTCGGCTCCCGGTGCGGGCGCGGGCCCGCACGGGAACTGA
- a CDS encoding CBS domain-containing protein, whose protein sequence is MRHRTVADLMTPEAVVVQRGTPFKEIARLLDEYDITAVPVLDEDEQPVGVVSEADLLRRQIAKLGATTAEAIMTSPAVVARPEWSVVEAARTMEKKKVKRLPVVDDSGRLIGVISRSDLVQLFLRRDRAIQEEVLEEVLTRTLGVSPSAVTVEVSDGHVTLTGTLERKSLVPIAVRLCESVDGVVEVIDRLSSLRDDTVTPRQETPE, encoded by the coding sequence ATGAGGCACCGGACCGTGGCAGACCTGATGACGCCCGAGGCCGTCGTCGTCCAACGGGGCACTCCGTTCAAGGAGATCGCGCGGCTGCTCGACGAGTACGACATCACCGCCGTACCCGTGCTCGACGAGGACGAGCAGCCGGTGGGGGTGGTGTCCGAAGCCGATCTGCTGCGCCGGCAGATCGCGAAGCTCGGGGCGACCACCGCCGAAGCGATCATGACGAGCCCCGCGGTGGTGGCCCGGCCCGAGTGGAGTGTCGTCGAAGCGGCCAGGACGATGGAGAAGAAGAAGGTCAAGCGGCTGCCGGTGGTCGACGACTCCGGACGGCTCATCGGAGTGATCAGCCGCAGTGACCTCGTGCAGCTGTTCCTGCGCCGGGACCGGGCCATCCAGGAGGAGGTGCTGGAGGAAGTACTGACGCGCACGCTCGGGGTGTCACCGTCCGCGGTCACGGTCGAGGTCTCCGACGGCCATGTGACCCTCACCGGCACCTTGGAGCGCAAGAGTCTGGTCCCGATCGCCGTGCGGCTGTGCGAAAGCGTCGACGGAGTGGTCGAGGTGATCGACCGGCTCAGCTCCCTGCGGGACGACACCGTCACGCCCCGGCAGGAGACGCCGGAGTAG
- a CDS encoding PP2C family protein-serine/threonine phosphatase, with product MGRERVRRPELDHAALFAATPSACLVLDPELVIVDVNQAYLEATGRTRDDLLGQYVFDAFPDNPADPDAEGVQNLHPSLLRVLSTGEPDTMAVQRYDIPVTEQPGLFEERWWSTINTPVPGPDGRVAWIIHRVEDVTVFVHSRRTRPAPGGKLSEREEAMEAELYVRARALQHLNEELRRAHARERQVAVTLQEAMLHSPDLAGHRDIAVRYLPAIGSLNVCGDWYDIVDLPEDGFALSVGDVVGHGLEAAAVMGMLRSALSAAARSVEGPAQALKVLGLYARSVDKALATTAVQALIDTGGRQVTYSSAGHPPPVLLHADGTHELLDRATDPPLGAHPEQVPRPQAHLPYVPGDTLVLYTDGLIERRDEDIDTGLARLTDALAPYSRLSPERLADALLARLGVSAGARDDIALVIVRL from the coding sequence ATGGGCAGGGAGCGTGTGAGGAGACCGGAGCTCGATCATGCGGCGCTGTTCGCCGCGACACCGAGCGCGTGCCTGGTCCTCGATCCGGAGCTGGTCATCGTGGACGTCAACCAGGCGTATCTGGAGGCGACCGGGCGGACCCGCGACGATCTGCTCGGGCAGTACGTCTTCGACGCCTTCCCCGACAACCCCGCGGACCCGGACGCCGAAGGGGTGCAGAACCTGCACCCCTCGCTGCTCCGCGTGCTGTCCACCGGGGAGCCGGACACGATGGCGGTGCAGCGGTACGACATCCCCGTGACGGAGCAGCCGGGGCTGTTCGAGGAACGCTGGTGGTCCACGATCAACACCCCCGTCCCCGGGCCGGACGGCAGGGTGGCGTGGATCATCCACCGGGTCGAAGACGTGACGGTGTTTGTCCACTCCCGCCGGACCCGTCCGGCGCCCGGCGGGAAGCTGAGCGAACGCGAGGAGGCGATGGAGGCCGAGCTGTACGTCCGGGCACGGGCGCTGCAGCACCTCAACGAGGAGCTGCGCCGGGCCCACGCCCGCGAACGCCAGGTCGCCGTCACCCTGCAGGAAGCCATGCTCCACTCCCCCGACCTCGCCGGACACCGTGACATCGCGGTGCGCTACCTCCCCGCCATCGGCTCACTGAACGTCTGCGGCGACTGGTACGACATCGTCGACCTGCCGGAGGACGGATTCGCCCTCTCCGTCGGCGACGTCGTCGGCCACGGACTGGAAGCCGCCGCCGTCATGGGGATGCTCCGCAGCGCCCTCAGCGCCGCCGCCCGCTCGGTCGAAGGGCCCGCCCAGGCGCTGAAAGTGCTCGGCCTCTACGCCCGCTCCGTCGACAAGGCGCTGGCCACCACCGCCGTCCAAGCGCTGATCGACACCGGCGGCCGCCAGGTCACCTACAGCAGCGCCGGCCACCCCCCGCCCGTCCTGCTGCACGCCGACGGCACCCACGAACTCCTGGACCGGGCCACCGACCCGCCCCTGGGCGCCCACCCCGAACAGGTGCCGCGCCCCCAGGCCCACCTCCCGTACGTGCCGGGCGACACCCTCGTCCTCTACACCGACGGACTCATCGAACGCCGCGACGAGGACATCGACACCGGCCTGGCCCGCCTCACCGACGCCCTCGCCCCCTACAGCAGACTCAGCCCCGAACGCCTCGCCGACGCCCTGCTTGCCCGCCTGGGAGTCAGCGCCGGCGCCCGCGACGACATCGCCCTGGTCATCGTCCGCCTGTAG
- a CDS encoding universal stress protein, translated as MEPDIITVGLDGSPESLAAAQWAADEADRRQSVLRLLHAWILLAAEAPDTPPDRDQNAAARQLVRRAQDAVRERHPHLQIIEDLVGAEAEPALLRAAGESLMVVLGSRALGTWESYVLGDVSLNVVGRAEGPVVLVRAAERAKTPRHASADGTPPAPDPRVVVGVGLSGPCDRMIEFAFDAAASRGLPLQAVHGRPLPVQAYTPWGIDPDAATELTKEADIELRDALRPWCERFPGVLVQETVLPESPTRALVQTVFGAELLVVGRRRHRPLLAPRVGPVAHAAIHHVTCPVAVVPHD; from the coding sequence ATGGAGCCGGACATCATCACCGTGGGGCTCGACGGTTCGCCGGAGAGCCTGGCGGCCGCGCAGTGGGCAGCTGACGAGGCGGACCGGCGCCAGTCGGTACTGCGGCTGCTCCACGCGTGGATACTGCTGGCCGCCGAGGCGCCGGACACGCCCCCCGACCGTGACCAGAACGCCGCCGCCCGGCAGCTCGTGCGCCGGGCCCAGGACGCGGTACGGGAACGCCACCCGCATCTGCAGATCATCGAGGACCTGGTGGGGGCGGAGGCGGAACCGGCGCTGCTGCGCGCGGCCGGTGAATCGCTGATGGTCGTGCTCGGGTCGCGGGCACTCGGGACCTGGGAAAGCTATGTGCTCGGCGATGTGAGCCTGAATGTCGTGGGCCGGGCCGAGGGACCGGTCGTCCTGGTCCGGGCGGCCGAGCGGGCGAAAACACCGCGCCACGCCTCCGCGGACGGCACGCCGCCCGCCCCCGACCCGCGGGTCGTCGTCGGCGTCGGACTCAGCGGCCCCTGCGACCGGATGATCGAGTTCGCCTTCGACGCGGCGGCGAGCCGTGGCCTTCCGCTGCAGGCCGTCCACGGGCGCCCGCTGCCTGTGCAGGCGTACACCCCGTGGGGCATCGACCCCGATGCCGCGACGGAACTCACCAAAGAGGCGGACATCGAGCTGCGGGACGCCCTGCGCCCGTGGTGCGAGCGTTTCCCCGGTGTGCTGGTACAGGAGACCGTGCTGCCGGAGAGCCCGACCCGGGCCCTCGTACAGACGGTCTTCGGAGCCGAACTCCTGGTGGTCGGCCGCCGGCGGCACCGTCCCCTGCTGGCGCCCCGCGTCGGCCCGGTCGCACACGCCGCCATCCACCATGTGACCTGCCCGGTCGCTGTGGTTCCCCACGACTGA
- a CDS encoding peroxidase family protein, producing the protein MSTAPRGSGRRSDPRQAGDAPSPFLALYNRLMLAVDHRIGWQNLPKPLGLLTLLGLRNILRRQNLFDTSGYPSQDLPDTGPPEARHRTERTADGTYNDLDDPRMGMARSRFGRNVPPTAAFPEPEPEILSPSPREISRALLTRHTFIPAESVNALVAAWLQFMIRDWVSHGQGSMDRPWQIELADDDPWPASPMPVARTLPDPTRPANGDGLPPTHLNENSHWWDASQLYGNDPAAQQALRSGTDGKLRVPHNGSLFPDEERDPAHTPGFWLGLAMMHLLFLQEHNAICDRLRHEYPGWSDEQLFQRARLINAALIAKIHTVEWTPAVISHPTTIAALRANWFGILGERVHKLLGRISGSEVLSGIVGGRTDHFGVPYALTEEFVAVYRMHPLIPDDWSFRSAADNSLLQEATFRELSGPYAYDILRKHALPDLFYSFGTSHPGLVTLHNYPKFLQEFQRPDDQLMDLAAVDILRIRELGVPRYNEFRRLLHLKPAEDFASLTDDPSWAEELRRMYDDDIERVDLMVGMYAEPRPKGFAFSDTAFRIFILMASRRLNSDRFLTRDYTPQVYTQTGLDWIENNSMTTVLLRHFPELRSSLRSVDNAFAPWKAS; encoded by the coding sequence ATGAGCACAGCCCCCCGAGGCTCCGGACGCCGGTCCGACCCCCGACAGGCCGGTGACGCCCCATCGCCGTTCCTCGCCCTCTACAACAGGCTGATGCTGGCGGTGGACCACAGAATCGGCTGGCAGAACCTTCCGAAGCCGCTCGGCCTGCTGACCCTGCTGGGCCTGCGCAACATCCTGCGCCGGCAGAACCTCTTCGACACCAGCGGCTACCCGTCCCAGGACCTGCCGGACACCGGGCCTCCCGAGGCGCGGCACCGCACCGAACGGACGGCGGACGGTACGTACAACGACCTGGACGACCCCCGTATGGGCATGGCCCGGTCGCGCTTCGGCCGCAATGTCCCGCCCACTGCGGCCTTTCCCGAGCCGGAGCCGGAGATACTGTCCCCCAGCCCCCGTGAGATCAGCCGCGCACTGCTCACGAGACACACCTTCATCCCCGCCGAGTCGGTCAACGCCCTGGTCGCCGCATGGCTGCAATTCATGATCCGCGACTGGGTCAGCCATGGTCAGGGCAGCATGGACCGCCCCTGGCAGATCGAACTGGCCGACGACGACCCGTGGCCGGCCTCGCCGATGCCGGTGGCCCGCACCCTCCCCGACCCGACCCGGCCGGCGAACGGCGACGGTCTGCCGCCGACCCACCTCAACGAGAACTCCCACTGGTGGGACGCGTCCCAGCTCTACGGCAACGACCCGGCCGCGCAGCAGGCACTGCGCTCGGGCACGGACGGCAAACTGCGGGTGCCCCACAACGGTTCGCTGTTCCCGGACGAGGAGCGGGACCCGGCGCACACCCCTGGCTTCTGGCTGGGCCTCGCCATGATGCATCTGCTGTTCCTCCAGGAGCACAACGCCATCTGCGACCGGCTGCGCCATGAGTACCCGGGCTGGTCGGACGAGCAGCTCTTCCAACGCGCGCGCCTGATCAACGCGGCGCTGATCGCGAAGATCCACACCGTTGAGTGGACCCCCGCGGTGATCAGCCATCCGACGACGATCGCCGCGCTCCGCGCCAACTGGTTCGGCATCCTGGGCGAGCGGGTGCACAAGCTGCTCGGCCGGATCAGCGGCAGCGAGGTGCTCAGCGGCATCGTGGGCGGCCGGACCGACCACTTCGGCGTCCCCTACGCACTCACCGAGGAATTCGTCGCCGTCTACCGCATGCACCCCCTGATCCCGGACGACTGGAGCTTCCGCTCGGCCGCCGACAACTCGCTGCTCCAGGAGGCCACTTTCCGCGAACTGTCGGGTCCGTACGCCTACGACATCCTGCGGAAGCATGCGCTGCCGGACCTGTTCTACTCCTTCGGCACCTCGCATCCGGGACTGGTCACGCTGCACAACTACCCGAAATTCCTCCAGGAGTTCCAGCGTCCGGACGACCAGCTCATGGACCTGGCGGCCGTCGACATCCTGCGGATCCGGGAACTCGGCGTACCGCGGTACAACGAGTTCCGGCGCCTGCTGCACCTCAAACCCGCCGAGGACTTCGCCTCCCTCACGGACGATCCGTCCTGGGCCGAGGAGCTCCGCCGGATGTACGACGACGACATCGAGCGCGTCGATCTCATGGTGGGCATGTATGCCGAGCCGCGGCCGAAGGGCTTCGCCTTCAGCGACACCGCCTTCCGCATCTTCATCCTCATGGCCTCCCGCCGCCTCAACAGCGACCGGTTCCTCACCAGGGACTACACACCCCAGGTGTACACACAGACCGGGCTGGACTGGATCGAGAACAACAGCATGACCACTGTGCTGCTGCGCCACTTCCCGGAGCTGCGGTCGTCCCTGCGGTCCGTGGACAACGCCTTCGCCCCGTGGAAGGCGTCGTGA
- a CDS encoding acyl-CoA dehydrogenase family protein, whose product MNAGQQLSATDPPLGSAGLGQPGCPPEIDALRGRVMEFVRERVMPCEPVLDAGGAAARTELRGLQAEAKREGLWALPLPEEWGGQGLALPLYSHIAEAEGASDHGPAALGSAPLLDVLMLDRHADDTVKERFLRRIADGEVRTCYAMTEPETPGTDPGLTATKAVSDAAGGWVLHGRKWFISGAGDADLLTVLARADNEGPGTDSLSLFLVPSSAAGFTVVRELPVLGAGGQWEIELDGVAVPPEHAVGAPGQALRIAGERLVLGRVLRCLRWLGQAERAFDLMCLRARSRSQSAGPLADRQLVQQMVFDSLLAIRSTRPLVHEAVARLAAGGDARLETGLAKVAAARMLQQVADAAIQVHGAAGLGPDTALPGLFRTGRTARLLDGPDELHITAVARRVLRGYPVTSCPVTS is encoded by the coding sequence ATGAACGCTGGGCAGCAACTGTCGGCGACGGACCCGCCGCTCGGGTCCGCCGGACTCGGGCAGCCCGGCTGTCCGCCCGAGATCGACGCCCTGCGCGGGCGGGTCATGGAGTTCGTGCGGGAGCGGGTGATGCCCTGCGAGCCGGTGCTGGACGCGGGGGGCGCCGCGGCACGCACCGAGCTGCGCGGACTCCAGGCCGAGGCGAAGCGGGAGGGGCTGTGGGCCCTGCCGCTGCCGGAGGAATGGGGCGGCCAGGGGCTCGCCCTTCCGCTCTACTCCCATATCGCGGAGGCCGAGGGGGCCAGCGACCACGGCCCGGCCGCACTCGGTTCGGCGCCCCTCCTCGATGTGCTGATGCTCGACCGGCATGCCGACGACACCGTGAAGGAACGCTTTCTGCGGCGCATCGCCGACGGCGAGGTGCGGACCTGCTATGCGATGACCGAGCCCGAAACACCCGGTACCGACCCGGGGTTGACCGCGACCAAGGCCGTCTCGGACGCCGCGGGCGGATGGGTCCTGCACGGCCGCAAGTGGTTCATCTCGGGCGCGGGCGACGCCGATCTCCTCACCGTGTTGGCGCGGGCGGACAACGAAGGGCCCGGTACGGACAGCCTGTCGTTGTTCCTGGTGCCCTCGTCCGCCGCGGGGTTCACGGTGGTGCGTGAGCTGCCGGTACTGGGCGCCGGCGGGCAGTGGGAGATCGAACTCGACGGTGTCGCCGTGCCGCCCGAGCATGCGGTGGGCGCCCCCGGCCAGGCGCTGCGGATCGCCGGGGAGCGGCTGGTGCTCGGCCGGGTGCTGCGGTGTCTGCGCTGGCTCGGACAGGCCGAGCGGGCCTTCGATCTGATGTGTCTGCGGGCCCGGTCGAGGAGTCAGTCGGCCGGGCCGTTGGCGGACCGTCAGCTCGTCCAGCAGATGGTCTTCGACTCGCTGCTGGCCATCCGTTCCACCCGGCCCCTGGTCCATGAGGCGGTGGCCCGGCTGGCCGCGGGCGGCGACGCCCGGCTGGAGACCGGCCTGGCCAAGGTGGCGGCCGCCCGCATGCTGCAGCAGGTGGCCGACGCCGCGATCCAGGTGCACGGCGCGGCCGGCCTCGGTCCGGACACCGCGCTGCCGGGGCTGTTCCGCACCGGCCGCACGGCCAGGCTGCTGGACGGCCCCGACGAGCTGCACATCACGGCCGTCGCCCGCCGGGTGCTGCGCGGCTATCCGGTCACGTCGTGTCCGGTCACGTCGTGA
- a CDS encoding sugar ABC transporter permease — protein MPETTHHEAWADRAWGALLERTEQTAAEVGPRFPLYADPESGAWKSTSRGSWTGGFWAGLLWLRALASDAPQDRAAAAECTRRLAHWTDQDTATRGLIFWYGTALAAGPGRDGEAAGLREKAARSCLAAYDPERELVPWGAAFGGPRMLARVDAVPGLVPLLAGLAGEGQRAAHGHLTRHLTLNRTEHPPRPAWRAGPEDGWTPCAEPAPGWSRTTPWLLLGLADGLHFLTDGLDSRAAGALWEAADRLTAPRLTPAAGLVPPAQEGQPSGPVDTSAAAIESVALLKLAALARATDRGTEAERLTARARQILHRLCTGHLSARGALTDGCYDAARALAPCHELIWGDFFLAAGLAILTGRTDPFTT, from the coding sequence ATGCCTGAGACGACCCACCACGAGGCATGGGCCGACCGTGCGTGGGGGGCGCTGCTGGAGCGGACCGAACAGACCGCGGCCGAAGTGGGGCCGCGCTTCCCGCTGTACGCCGATCCGGAGAGCGGTGCCTGGAAGTCCACCTCCAGAGGGTCCTGGACGGGCGGCTTCTGGGCCGGACTGCTCTGGCTGCGCGCCCTGGCGTCGGACGCTCCCCAGGACCGGGCGGCCGCGGCCGAGTGCACCCGGAGGCTGGCCCACTGGACCGACCAGGACACCGCCACCCGCGGGCTGATCTTCTGGTACGGCACCGCGCTCGCCGCGGGGCCGGGGCGCGACGGCGAGGCGGCAGGGCTGCGGGAGAAAGCGGCCCGCTCCTGCCTGGCGGCGTACGACCCGGAACGCGAACTGGTGCCCTGGGGCGCGGCGTTCGGCGGCCCCCGGATGCTGGCACGGGTGGACGCGGTGCCGGGGCTGGTGCCGCTGCTGGCGGGCCTGGCGGGGGAGGGGCAGCGCGCGGCGCACGGCCATCTGACCCGGCATCTGACACTGAACCGCACCGAGCACCCACCGCGCCCGGCCTGGCGGGCCGGACCCGAGGACGGCTGGACACCCTGCGCCGAACCCGCACCGGGATGGAGCCGCACCACGCCCTGGCTGCTGCTCGGCCTCGCGGACGGACTCCACTTCCTCACGGACGGGCTCGACTCCCGTGCGGCCGGGGCACTGTGGGAGGCGGCGGACCGGCTCACCGCCCCGCGGCTCACCCCGGCCGCCGGGCTCGTCCCGCCGGCCCAGGAGGGGCAGCCGTCCGGCCCGGTCGACACCTCCGCGGCCGCCATCGAGTCGGTGGCCCTGCTGAAGCTGGCCGCCCTGGCGCGGGCGACGGACCGCGGGACCGAAGCCGAACGGCTGACCGCGCGAGCCCGGCAGATCCTGCATCGCCTGTGCACCGGCCATCTGTCGGCCCGGGGCGCACTGACGGACGGGTGCTATGACGCCGCCCGCGCCCTCGCCCCGTGCCACGAGCTGATCTGGGGTGACTTCTTCCTCGCGGCGGGACTGGCGATCCTCACCGGCCGGACGGATCCGTTCACGACGTGA
- a CDS encoding SRPBCC family protein: protein MSTLEEHIDVGVPLDTAWACLHRAEAYPRFLDGVREARSEGEHRTHLDIDAGGQPQECVVEITDRSMENVMRWQTTSGPDLAGTFSLLPIDEEHTRVQARFEYDPGTIKEAFGGPQGFAQASAIERGLRSDLQQLKRLVEQER, encoded by the coding sequence ATGAGCACTCTCGAAGAACACATTGACGTGGGCGTTCCCCTCGATACCGCATGGGCCTGCCTCCACCGCGCGGAGGCCTATCCACGGTTCCTGGACGGTGTGCGCGAGGCCCGGTCGGAGGGCGAACACCGGACCCATCTGGATATTGACGCGGGCGGTCAGCCACAGGAGTGCGTAGTGGAGATCACCGACCGCAGCATGGAAAACGTCATGAGGTGGCAGACCACCAGCGGCCCCGACCTGGCGGGCACCTTCTCGCTGCTGCCCATCGACGAGGAGCACACCCGGGTCCAGGCCCGGTTCGAGTACGACCCGGGAACCATCAAGGAGGCGTTCGGCGGACCGCAGGGATTCGCCCAGGCATCCGCCATCGAACGCGGCCTCCGAAGCGACCTGCAGCAACTGAAGCGCCTGGTGGAACAGGAACGCTGA
- a CDS encoding GYD domain-containing protein — MPKYLVQASYTAEGMKGLLAEGGTGRKAAVEQVVSSCGGRLETMYFAYGDDDLYCVVDFPDQLSMAAIAMTVRASGALRSKTIPLLTVEEIDEAAKKSVGFRPPGA; from the coding sequence ATGCCGAAGTACCTGGTCCAGGCCAGCTATACCGCCGAGGGAATGAAGGGGCTGCTCGCCGAGGGCGGCACCGGGCGCAAGGCGGCCGTCGAGCAGGTGGTCAGCTCGTGCGGCGGCAGGCTCGAAACGATGTACTTCGCTTACGGGGACGACGACTTGTACTGCGTCGTCGACTTCCCCGACCAGTTGTCGATGGCCGCCATCGCCATGACCGTCCGCGCCAGTGGAGCCCTGCGCTCCAAGACGATTCCGCTGCTGACCGTCGAGGAGATCGACGAGGCCGCCAAGAAGTCGGTCGGCTTCCGCCCGCCGGGCGCCTGA
- a CDS encoding MFS transporter: MVKRGKEPEAAGPDGGTVRPPGGRSLTVLLTTAMAFSMLQLFVIGALGPRLVGELGISRTVLGLTTTAGFGAAAVLSPMAGRLVDRVGPRRCLIALLLLTAASLALIGAVPGTAVLLLAVALGGVPQALANPATNKVILAAFPAERRAAVTGLKQSGVQCGAFVAGLPLSLLAAGVGWRGAVWAAAATAALAALWAARVLPADRPSATAGPPAASSSPRETRRLAAFSLLLGCGIASVNTYLALFGSQRLGMTPTTAAALVAVLGVAGIGGRVGWSRAAGRPGWAEALPALLAAGAVGAALLLAVALRAQPLVWPAAVAVGSFAVSANAVSMVLVLRKAAPGRAGKDSALVSAGFFAGFAVGPPLFGALVSATGYGPGWLLVAAEFAAASAVAVPLMLRRSGGSDA, encoded by the coding sequence CTGGTGAAACGTGGCAAGGAACCGGAGGCCGCCGGGCCGGACGGTGGCACCGTACGCCCACCGGGCGGCCGGTCGCTGACCGTGCTGCTCACGACGGCGATGGCGTTCTCCATGCTCCAGCTGTTCGTGATCGGGGCCCTCGGGCCGCGGCTGGTCGGGGAATTGGGGATATCGCGCACGGTGCTGGGCCTGACCACCACGGCCGGCTTCGGGGCGGCGGCCGTGCTGTCGCCGATGGCTGGCCGACTGGTGGACCGGGTGGGTCCCCGGCGCTGTCTGATCGCGCTGCTGCTGCTCACCGCCGCTTCGCTGGCGCTCATCGGCGCCGTCCCGGGAACGGCCGTGCTGCTGCTGGCCGTCGCACTCGGCGGCGTACCGCAGGCGCTGGCCAACCCCGCCACCAACAAGGTGATCCTCGCTGCCTTTCCGGCCGAACGGCGGGCCGCCGTCACCGGGCTGAAGCAGTCGGGGGTGCAGTGCGGGGCGTTCGTGGCGGGACTTCCGCTGTCGCTGCTGGCGGCGGGGGTGGGCTGGCGCGGCGCGGTCTGGGCGGCGGCCGCCACGGCGGCACTGGCCGCGCTCTGGGCGGCCCGCGTCCTCCCCGCCGACCGGCCGTCGGCCACCGCGGGCCCGCCAGCGGCCTCATCGTCCCCCCGGGAGACACGGCGGCTGGCCGCCTTCTCGCTGCTGCTCGGCTGTGGCATCGCCTCGGTCAACACCTACCTGGCGCTGTTCGGCTCGCAACGCCTCGGGATGACGCCGACCACGGCGGCGGCACTGGTGGCCGTCCTGGGAGTGGCCGGCATCGGCGGCCGCGTCGGCTGGTCACGGGCGGCGGGGCGGCCGGGCTGGGCCGAGGCGCTGCCGGCGCTGCTGGCGGCCGGTGCGGTGGGCGCCGCGCTGCTGCTCGCCGTCGCGCTCCGGGCGCAGCCGCTGGTGTGGCCGGCCGCCGTCGCGGTCGGCTCGTTCGCCGTGTCGGCGAATGCCGTCTCCATGGTGCTGGTGCTGAGGAAAGCGGCGCCCGGCCGGGCCGGGAAGGATTCGGCCCTGGTGTCGGCGGGATTCTTCGCGGGGTTCGCGGTGGGGCCGCCGCTGTTCGGTGCGCTGGTCTCCGCGACCGGATACGGGCCGGGCTGGCTGCTGGTGGCGGCGGAGTTCGCTGCGGCGTCGGCGGTTGCCGTTCCCCTGATGCTGCGTCGCTCCGGAGGGTCCGATGCCTGA